Proteins encoded within one genomic window of Dyadobacter chenhuakuii:
- a CDS encoding hybrid sensor histidine kinase/response regulator: MISIPGYEIVSEIYKGTSHALYKAVRTVDSSPVTLKVATFQETSDPIFGAFEREFSTSYQRFFNSVLKYTQKTRFENKLILEMEPFDGLALEHWLARQRPLSQRIEICIALVKTLEELHYANIIHCDLQPAHFLIKPETLEIKLTNLSPKSETELEYMSPEQSGRMNIKEDYRSDYYALGVAFYRIFTGRLPFAHSDPNELVHSHIAKQPILPSVIDPEIPAVVSELVMRLLEKKPEARYQTTKGIRHDLKASLDFCPSGRATPFQARRFDTPGRFEIPGRLYGREPEIQNVLNAFQRAFSKNEMVLVYGNSGIGKSSLVAEVQDILTCRGALFATGKFEQYVENIPFEAVIEAFDQLITQISAVDPEALRGWKCDIMQAVGAYGQVIVDVIPKLEFIIGKQADVPPLAPVEAQNRFINVFTNFINVFTKKEHPLVIFLDDLQWADASSLRFLSRVMGSVEGKYLFIIGSYRDNEVPVNHPLAVTIREMEEAGANFRQLGLFPLTTGQISSLISDTFSCPRHIADTLAEPISSRTLGNPFFINETLRSLYKDGLIHFDQQDRKWLWDAQSIIDYADSGSSQELLTNKINRLSEHAKQALTCAACIGKEFNLEMLSALNDKTPQETGEDLKEAITENLVLVSMEKPKTDRDRYLFKTRYTFVHDQVQQAAYALLSDGRKQELHLDIGYFMLERLSPHEIDNQLFSIVNHLNFGAEIIDSDSQKYRIAQLNFDAGKKAKISAAYSVALEYFRTGMRFLSEKDWNDQEMLLRNLHTEYAECAYLTGDIAATERLTATLLEHAKSVEERMNASQLRIQALIFSKNLDGAIRLSLTVLAELGIKFPSVPNNFHILTAYAKSKWHMRGMAIEDLANLPQMQDNRMLAAMRILQNITAIAFVRIPLLYPLMVLKMVGMSVRYGNAPESALTYITYGAIVNAIETRNPACYRFGKTGLKLLEGVSNIAIKERTMLVFNIVSRSSGEHISHSLEPLKRAFKVGIELGDIEYCAYASSTYSFFLLLSGKNLNWVKDEMIQFNHLPKSISIDHISNQNEPLIQIVSNLLGENTDPTLLSGDYFNEGNNYSNILTLSDRTRIFACFLYKMILCYLTRDHDKGLAHAEKALIYSQNVKGLLFQPLFCYYYALLNYAVAGNKSSAVTHRITGNRYKKMLEKWAQQVPVNFQHRYTLVQAEHARVNGKSEQAAVLYDTAVRLSKENDYSQDEALANELCGNFWMEKSQPRIGLVYIQSAIECYQKWGCDIKVRQLKEQFGEQLRLSPDLSEHGQPAKTAGGSIGSSLDISTLMKASTAISSEVVFARLMEKLMKFAIENAGAQSGFFILDWGGKLYIEASQSVSNDKSDIRQIPLDGSGLVPESIIEHVFKTKTDVILNDAKSDEQFSQDSIISGNDIRSVLCIPAMNQGKIVGVLYLENNLTTGAFTHERTELLKLLSGQIAVSIENSILYENLEKKVAVRTTEIQVQKEEIERQKMLVEEKSKFKEQFFANMSHEIRTPMTAIIGMSELIFDTPLSPRQLEYAKGIRYSSENLLAIINDILDYSKIEAGKFSFVQKPFHIRDRMNRLGYILKVIAEEKGIGLDISVAEDVSDQLVGDPLRLHQILLNLAGNAVKFTDFGSVKIEVKRISAARGIEELLFTVKDTGIGIAKEKLQYIFETFTRLDEDLNSKQTGTGLGLFIAKRLVEEQGGEMTVSSQVQQGTEFSFNLSFEVCGSSEADDNEDRDDGVSLSGTRILLVEDNLFNQVVAEETLKKLIPDVQIVIADNGQIALQKLQEHTFDIVLMDVKMPVMDGYQATRAIREGEKGRRIPILAFTSNANPAEAQKCKEAGMDDYITKPIEAKKLKARIRRLLAGEVV; the protein is encoded by the coding sequence ATGATATCCATTCCTGGTTACGAGATCGTCAGTGAAATTTACAAAGGCACATCGCATGCACTATATAAAGCGGTGCGGACAGTGGATTCGAGCCCGGTAACATTGAAAGTCGCCACGTTCCAGGAAACTTCGGATCCGATCTTTGGGGCCTTTGAAAGGGAATTCAGCACGAGTTATCAGCGTTTTTTTAATTCTGTTTTAAAATATACTCAAAAAACAAGATTTGAAAACAAGCTGATCCTGGAAATGGAGCCGTTTGACGGCCTGGCGCTGGAACATTGGCTTGCACGGCAACGGCCTTTAAGCCAGCGTATTGAAATATGCATTGCACTTGTGAAGACGCTGGAAGAGTTGCATTACGCCAATATCATTCACTGTGACCTCCAACCTGCGCATTTCCTGATTAAGCCGGAAACGTTGGAAATCAAATTAACCAACCTTAGTCCCAAGAGCGAAACGGAATTGGAATATATGTCGCCCGAGCAGTCGGGGCGGATGAATATCAAGGAGGATTATCGGTCTGACTACTATGCGCTTGGCGTCGCCTTCTACCGGATTTTCACGGGCAGGTTGCCATTTGCACATTCGGATCCCAATGAGCTGGTGCATTCACACATTGCCAAACAACCTATATTGCCTTCCGTCATCGATCCCGAAATCCCGGCCGTTGTTTCGGAACTGGTCATGCGCCTGCTGGAAAAGAAGCCGGAAGCCAGATATCAGACCACGAAAGGCATTCGCCATGACCTCAAAGCGAGCCTGGATTTTTGTCCTTCGGGCCGGGCCACGCCGTTCCAGGCCCGCCGATTCGATACACCCGGCCGGTTTGAAATCCCGGGGCGGTTGTATGGGAGAGAGCCTGAGATCCAAAACGTGCTGAATGCATTCCAACGAGCATTTTCGAAAAATGAAATGGTGCTGGTGTATGGAAATTCCGGAATAGGGAAGTCCTCGCTGGTGGCGGAAGTGCAGGATATACTCACGTGCCGGGGAGCACTTTTTGCAACTGGAAAATTTGAACAATATGTTGAAAATATTCCGTTTGAAGCGGTTATTGAGGCCTTTGATCAGCTGATCACTCAGATTTCTGCCGTCGATCCCGAAGCGCTCCGCGGCTGGAAATGTGACATTATGCAGGCAGTGGGCGCTTACGGGCAAGTGATTGTGGACGTGATTCCAAAGCTTGAATTTATCATCGGCAAGCAGGCTGATGTTCCGCCGCTTGCCCCGGTAGAAGCGCAAAACCGGTTCATTAATGTCTTCACGAATTTCATCAATGTCTTTACCAAAAAAGAACATCCGCTGGTCATTTTCCTCGACGATCTGCAATGGGCCGACGCCTCAAGCCTGCGGTTCCTGAGTCGCGTGATGGGTTCGGTGGAGGGTAAATATCTCTTTATAATCGGTTCCTACCGGGACAATGAAGTGCCTGTGAACCATCCGCTTGCCGTTACGATCAGGGAAATGGAAGAAGCCGGTGCCAACTTCCGACAGCTGGGCCTTTTTCCATTGACCACAGGACAAATTTCATCGCTGATTTCTGATACATTTTCCTGCCCGCGGCACATTGCCGATACACTCGCAGAACCTATTTCCAGCCGGACCCTTGGTAATCCCTTTTTTATCAATGAAACACTCAGATCATTGTATAAGGATGGGCTGATCCATTTTGACCAGCAAGACAGAAAGTGGCTGTGGGATGCGCAGTCTATCATTGATTATGCCGATTCTGGCTCATCGCAAGAATTACTGACCAACAAGATCAACCGGCTCTCTGAGCATGCTAAACAGGCGTTGACCTGCGCCGCATGCATTGGAAAAGAGTTTAATCTCGAAATGCTTTCGGCGCTGAATGATAAAACGCCGCAGGAAACGGGAGAGGATCTGAAAGAGGCCATTACCGAAAACCTGGTGCTGGTCTCCATGGAAAAGCCAAAAACGGATCGGGACAGATATCTTTTCAAAACGCGTTATACTTTCGTCCACGACCAGGTGCAGCAAGCTGCATACGCATTGCTATCCGACGGGCGAAAACAGGAACTGCACCTTGATATCGGCTATTTTATGCTGGAAAGATTGTCTCCGCATGAAATAGACAACCAATTGTTCAGCATTGTAAACCATCTCAACTTCGGTGCGGAAATAATTGATTCGGACAGCCAGAAGTACAGGATTGCACAACTTAATTTTGATGCGGGTAAAAAAGCCAAAATCTCGGCCGCTTATTCCGTTGCATTGGAATATTTCAGAACAGGAATGCGCTTTTTGAGTGAAAAGGATTGGAATGACCAGGAAATGCTGCTCAGGAATTTACATACCGAATATGCAGAATGTGCTTACCTGACAGGCGACATTGCAGCCACTGAAAGGCTTACCGCGACACTGCTTGAACACGCAAAATCTGTGGAAGAGCGCATGAATGCAAGCCAGCTCCGCATTCAGGCACTGATCTTCTCAAAAAATCTGGATGGTGCGATCCGGCTTTCGCTTACAGTTCTGGCCGAATTAGGGATAAAATTCCCGTCCGTTCCCAACAATTTTCACATTCTGACCGCCTATGCCAAATCGAAGTGGCATATGCGGGGAATGGCGATTGAAGATCTGGCAAATCTTCCCCAGATGCAGGATAACCGGATGCTGGCAGCCATGCGCATCCTGCAAAATATTACGGCCATTGCTTTTGTCAGAATCCCGCTGTTATACCCGCTTATGGTGCTGAAAATGGTCGGCATGTCGGTCAGATACGGAAATGCGCCAGAATCTGCATTGACTTACATTACATATGGGGCCATCGTGAATGCGATCGAGACCCGGAACCCGGCGTGTTACAGGTTTGGAAAAACGGGTTTGAAGCTGCTGGAAGGCGTTTCAAACATTGCTATCAAGGAACGGACGATGCTTGTTTTCAACATTGTAAGCAGGTCTTCCGGCGAACACATCAGCCACTCCCTTGAACCGCTGAAACGTGCATTCAAGGTAGGGATAGAGTTAGGTGACATTGAGTATTGCGCCTATGCATCAAGCACTTACAGTTTCTTTTTGCTGCTTTCGGGCAAAAACCTGAATTGGGTTAAAGATGAAATGATCCAGTTCAACCATTTGCCCAAGTCCATTTCTATCGACCATATTTCCAACCAAAATGAACCGCTGATCCAGATCGTCTCCAATCTTTTGGGAGAAAATACTGATCCTACTTTGTTGAGCGGGGATTACTTCAACGAAGGGAATAATTATTCCAACATTTTGACCCTGAGTGACAGGACACGCATTTTTGCCTGCTTTTTATACAAAATGATCCTTTGTTACCTGACCCGGGATCACGACAAAGGATTAGCCCATGCGGAAAAGGCCCTTATTTATAGCCAGAATGTGAAAGGTTTACTCTTCCAGCCGCTATTCTGTTACTATTATGCATTGCTGAATTACGCTGTCGCAGGCAATAAGTCCTCGGCGGTAACACACAGAATTACAGGCAATAGATATAAAAAAATGCTTGAAAAATGGGCGCAGCAGGTGCCCGTCAATTTTCAGCACCGGTATACACTCGTGCAGGCCGAACATGCGCGCGTAAATGGGAAGAGTGAGCAAGCCGCGGTTTTGTATGATACGGCTGTAAGGCTTAGCAAAGAGAATGATTATTCTCAGGATGAGGCGCTTGCCAATGAGCTTTGCGGGAACTTCTGGATGGAAAAATCGCAGCCCCGCATTGGCTTGGTTTACATTCAGTCCGCGATTGAATGTTACCAAAAATGGGGCTGTGATATCAAGGTAAGGCAGTTGAAGGAGCAATTCGGCGAGCAGCTGCGCTTGTCTCCCGACCTGTCCGAGCATGGCCAGCCAGCTAAGACAGCGGGCGGCAGCATTGGTTCTTCCTTGGATATTTCTACATTAATGAAAGCCTCGACGGCCATTTCCAGCGAAGTGGTTTTTGCGCGGCTGATGGAAAAGCTGATGAAATTTGCTATCGAAAATGCGGGTGCACAATCCGGGTTTTTCATTCTGGACTGGGGCGGGAAGTTGTATATTGAAGCAAGCCAGTCGGTTTCTAATGATAAAAGTGATATACGGCAGATCCCGCTGGACGGTTCCGGATTGGTGCCGGAAAGCATTATTGAGCATGTTTTCAAGACTAAAACCGATGTGATCCTCAATGATGCCAAGTCTGACGAGCAATTCAGTCAGGATAGCATTATATCCGGAAACGACATCCGCTCTGTGCTCTGCATTCCGGCCATGAACCAGGGAAAGATCGTGGGCGTGCTTTATCTCGAAAACAACCTCACCACCGGCGCATTTACGCATGAGCGCACTGAACTGCTTAAACTGCTTTCTGGCCAGATCGCCGTTTCCATCGAAAACTCGATTTTATACGAAAACCTGGAAAAAAAGGTGGCTGTCCGGACGACAGAAATCCAGGTTCAGAAGGAGGAAATAGAGCGGCAAAAGATGCTTGTGGAGGAGAAATCCAAGTTTAAAGAGCAATTCTTTGCAAACATGAGCCACGAGATCCGCACGCCCATGACGGCCATCATTGGTATGTCAGAGCTGATCTTCGACACGCCGCTTAGCCCCCGACAGCTTGAATATGCCAAAGGAATCCGCTATTCGTCGGAGAATTTGCTGGCGATTATCAATGATATTCTGGATTATTCAAAAATCGAGGCAGGCAAGTTTTCATTCGTTCAAAAACCCTTTCATATACGCGACCGGATGAACCGTTTGGGATATATTTTAAAGGTTATTGCGGAGGAAAAAGGCATTGGCCTGGACATTTCGGTGGCAGAAGATGTCAGCGATCAGTTGGTCGGCGACCCGCTGAGGCTTCACCAGATCCTGCTCAACCTGGCTGGTAATGCTGTGAAATTCACTGATTTTGGGTCGGTTAAGATTGAGGTAAAGCGCATATCGGCTGCCAGGGGAATAGAAGAGTTGCTTTTTACAGTCAAAGACACAGGCATAGGCATCGCGAAAGAGAAATTGCAATACATTTTTGAAACATTCACGCGCCTGGACGAAGACCTGAACAGCAAGCAAACGGGAACAGGATTAGGCCTGTTTATCGCGAAGCGGCTTGTGGAAGAGCAAGGTGGAGAAATGACCGTTTCCAGCCAGGTCCAGCAAGGCACCGAGTTCTCTTTTAACCTGTCATTTGAAGTTTGCGGCAGCAGTGAAGCCGATGATAATGAGGACCGCGATGACGGCGTTTCTCTTTCCGGAACGAGAATACTTTTGGTAGAGGATAACCTTTTCAATCAGGTAGTGGCCGAGGAAACATTGAAAAAATTGATCCCTGACGTGCAGATCGTCATTGCCGATAATGGCCAGATTGCGCTTCAGAAGTTACAGGAACACACATTTGACATTGTGCTCATGGACGTAAAAATGCCCGTTATGGACGGGTATCAGGCCACACGGGCGATCAGGGAAGGGGAGAAGGGCCGCCGAATCCCGATCCTTGCATTTACTTCAAACGCCAATCCGGCCGAAGCCCAGAAATGCAAAGAAGCCGGGATGGACGATTATATCACTAAGCCCATTGAAGCGAAAAAGTTGAAGGCAAGGATCAGGAGGTTGTTGGCGGGGGAAGTTGTTTGA
- a CDS encoding styrene monooxygenase/indole monooxygenase family protein yields the protein MRKIAIMGAGQSGLHLAIRLLKSGYDVTIISERSAGEIFNGPPTGATYLFNDTLQLEKELGLDLWSDTAYHSTGFNINFGMPDGNLALSINSKTSKPGVSIDQRLKFYQWIKLFERNGGKFIVSDTTPSDLLACTEQFDLVVVSSGKGPLAKLFQRDEAKSTRDKPARKLLQLHINNFEHPGKTKFTSITLDAVMGAGEIITAPFYQKDDIQCSFMLVESVPGGPMDVFDDVKSGSEQLEKAKKMIREVLPWRYEAFANAEIIRDDAFLKGSFAPVVRKPVVQLNSTAAVLGIGDTVILNDPIVGQGGNNATKMANAYAKAIIARGDKPFDVAWMNQTFDDFWEYSKHVNRFCDIFLSPPSPHAFDILAAASQNSEIASDFINGFNHPPSLFPWLDDADEARKYISSKTASLESVA from the coding sequence ATGAGAAAAATCGCGATCATGGGTGCCGGGCAATCAGGTTTGCATCTGGCAATCCGCCTTTTGAAAAGTGGTTACGACGTGACCATCATTTCGGAAAGATCGGCAGGAGAGATCTTCAATGGCCCGCCAACGGGCGCTACATATTTATTCAACGACACTTTGCAGCTTGAAAAGGAGCTTGGGCTTGACCTTTGGAGTGACACAGCCTATCATTCGACGGGCTTTAACATCAATTTCGGAATGCCTGACGGCAATCTGGCATTGAGTATCAACTCCAAAACCAGCAAACCGGGCGTGTCTATCGATCAGCGCTTGAAATTCTATCAGTGGATCAAACTTTTTGAAAGAAACGGCGGCAAGTTCATCGTCAGCGACACGACGCCATCGGACCTGCTGGCTTGTACGGAGCAATTCGATCTCGTTGTGGTTTCTTCCGGCAAGGGGCCGCTCGCCAAGCTTTTCCAGCGCGACGAGGCCAAATCCACAAGAGATAAACCTGCCCGCAAACTGCTGCAATTACACATTAATAACTTCGAACATCCCGGCAAAACCAAGTTCACTTCCATTACATTGGACGCGGTTATGGGAGCTGGCGAGATCATTACAGCCCCGTTTTATCAAAAGGACGACATTCAATGCTCATTCATGCTGGTAGAAAGCGTTCCGGGAGGTCCTATGGATGTTTTTGACGACGTAAAATCTGGTAGCGAGCAACTGGAAAAAGCCAAGAAAATGATCCGCGAGGTGCTTCCGTGGCGTTACGAAGCCTTTGCCAATGCTGAAATTATCCGCGATGATGCTTTCCTGAAAGGCTCGTTCGCACCCGTTGTGCGCAAGCCGGTTGTGCAACTCAATTCAACGGCTGCCGTCCTCGGAATCGGCGACACGGTTATCCTGAATGATCCGATCGTTGGGCAAGGCGGCAATAATGCGACCAAAATGGCCAATGCTTATGCAAAAGCAATCATTGCACGCGGGGATAAGCCATTTGATGTGGCATGGATGAACCAGACTTTTGACGATTTCTGGGAATATTCCAAACATGTGAACCGGTTCTGCGATATATTCTTGTCTCCCCCGTCACCACATGCATTCGATATTCTGGCTGCGGCCAGTCAAAATTCGGAAATCGCTTCTGATTTTATAAATGGCTTCAACCATCCGCCAAGCCTTTTTCCATGGCTCGATGATGCGGACGAAGCGCGTAAATATATTTCCAGTAAAACGGCGTCGCTGGAATCGGTCGCTTAA
- a CDS encoding FAD binding domain-containing protein, producing MNSFSYNKAYDVAEAVADIQVHEQGKFIAGGTNLLDLMKENVMKPDHLTDINRLDLANITEHEDGGLRLGALVTNADTAWNELVEQRYPLLSKAILAGASPQLRNMATNGGNLFQRTRCYYFYDTATACNKREPGSGCSAINGINRIHAILGTSMQCIATHPSDMCVALAALDAKVNIAGPNGDRTLEFADFHRLPGNSPHLDTNVSPGELVTSIDLPPSNFTKNVFYLKVRDRQSYAFALVSVAAALDLDGDVIKDIRVAMGGVAHKPWRRRDVEESYIGKTASTENFQELAETMLTGAIGFGGNTFKIELAKRAIVRALNEALKTGENL from the coding sequence ATGAACAGTTTTTCATACAACAAAGCCTATGACGTCGCAGAAGCTGTGGCGGACATTCAAGTTCATGAACAGGGCAAGTTCATCGCAGGCGGCACCAATTTGCTGGACCTGATGAAAGAAAATGTGATGAAACCGGATCATTTGACGGACATTAACCGGCTTGACCTGGCTAACATCACTGAGCATGAGGACGGCGGATTACGGCTCGGTGCACTCGTTACCAACGCCGACACAGCATGGAATGAACTCGTGGAGCAACGCTATCCCCTGCTTTCCAAGGCTATTCTGGCCGGTGCGTCGCCGCAGTTGCGTAATATGGCTACCAATGGCGGCAACCTTTTCCAACGAACCCGCTGCTATTATTTTTATGACACGGCCACTGCCTGCAACAAGCGAGAGCCTGGCTCGGGTTGTTCAGCAATCAACGGCATCAACCGCATTCACGCCATTCTGGGAACGAGCATGCAATGCATTGCCACGCATCCTTCGGATATGTGCGTGGCGCTTGCGGCACTGGATGCGAAGGTGAATATTGCTGGCCCTAATGGCGACAGAACATTAGAATTTGCTGATTTCCATCGGTTACCCGGCAATTCACCACATTTGGATACCAATGTTTCTCCCGGAGAACTGGTTACGTCCATTGACCTTCCTCCGAGCAATTTTACCAAAAACGTTTTTTATCTGAAAGTCCGCGACAGGCAGTCCTATGCATTCGCACTGGTTTCCGTAGCAGCGGCTCTGGATCTGGACGGGGATGTGATCAAGGATATCCGGGTTGCGATGGGCGGCGTTGCGCATAAGCCCTGGCGGCGCAGGGATGTAGAGGAAAGTTATATTGGAAAAACGGCTTCTACGGAGAATTTCCAGGAACTGGCCGAAACCATGCTCACAGGTGCAATTGGTTTTGGTGGTAACACTTTCAAAATCGAATTGGCCAAAAGAGCAATCGTACGTGCTTTGAATGAGGCGCTCAAAACAGGAGAAAATCTATGA
- a CDS encoding Hpt domain-containing protein — protein sequence MDLTFLRDLMNGDERLVSNFVRIFREQAPKQIEEIQEALANEDWENFSNLVHSLKTQYAYLGLTDLSEQMKIMEFEVDNGDKTQLKPLLEHFHKEFRILSEKELQ from the coding sequence ATGGATCTTACTTTTTTACGCGACCTCATGAACGGAGACGAAAGGCTGGTCAGCAACTTCGTCCGGATCTTTCGCGAACAAGCACCGAAGCAGATCGAAGAAATCCAGGAAGCACTCGCTAATGAAGACTGGGAAAACTTCTCCAATCTGGTCCACAGTCTCAAAACCCAGTATGCCTATCTGGGACTAACCGACTTATCAGAGCAAATGAAGATCATGGAGTTCGAAGTGGACAACGGCGATAAAACCCAGCTGAAACCCTTACTGGAACACTTCCATAAAGAATTCCGAATTCTTTCTGAAAAAGAGCTACAATAA
- a CDS encoding mandelate racemase/muconate lactonizing enzyme family protein, which yields MFLKNDENISRRDFINRAGVIAAAGMLAPEITSASTHLPKPMKTIRIKNVNSNFEREPLNPYRFKGSAITDSWQAISLLESESGTRKIGIGTQGVLWSDSKVFAGHSESAGNALMYAMTERSLQMIKGTTFSDPVKLLDDILPEVLAYGKKITGNPDLRKTFALNALVSVDNAAWLLYAKENNIDQFDKLIPAAYQPGLPHRHEKVASIPSFSVGTSAERIKQAADEGYFIMKLKTGSAGTQQEMIEKDIAFLSAVHKAIGHYETPYTQNGKIPYYFDANGRYEKKETLLRFLDHARKIGAFDQIAVIEEPFEERNEAFVGDMGVRVAADESAHTVEDAAHRIELGYSAIAVKAIAKTLSMTMKITQLAYEKKVPCFCADLTVNPILVDWNKNVAARLQPFPGMTVGLQETNGHQYYKNWEKLMTYHPKKDGSWVRTQKGVYLTDATFYAESGGILTPSPHYEEMFETAQ from the coding sequence ATGTTCTTAAAAAACGATGAAAACATTTCCCGGCGCGACTTCATCAACCGGGCAGGCGTCATCGCGGCGGCCGGCATGCTGGCGCCGGAAATCACAAGCGCATCTACGCATCTTCCTAAACCCATGAAAACGATACGGATCAAAAACGTTAATTCCAACTTTGAAAGAGAGCCGCTGAACCCGTACAGGTTTAAGGGAAGCGCTATCACAGACAGCTGGCAGGCAATTTCCCTGCTGGAGTCCGAATCCGGGACCAGGAAAATTGGGATTGGCACACAGGGCGTGTTATGGTCTGATTCCAAGGTCTTTGCGGGACATTCTGAAAGCGCCGGCAATGCTTTGATGTATGCCATGACGGAACGGTCTCTGCAAATGATCAAAGGCACGACATTCTCAGATCCGGTAAAATTGCTGGACGACATCCTGCCGGAGGTTCTGGCTTACGGAAAAAAGATCACGGGCAACCCTGACCTGCGTAAAACGTTTGCACTCAATGCATTGGTAAGTGTTGACAATGCTGCATGGCTTTTATATGCCAAAGAAAACAACATTGATCAATTCGATAAGCTTATTCCCGCGGCATACCAGCCCGGCTTGCCACACAGGCACGAAAAAGTGGCGAGTATTCCGTCTTTCAGTGTAGGGACTTCGGCGGAGCGGATCAAGCAGGCAGCCGATGAAGGTTATTTTATCATGAAATTGAAAACCGGCTCAGCGGGAACGCAACAGGAAATGATCGAGAAGGACATTGCCTTCCTGAGCGCGGTACACAAGGCAATCGGACATTACGAAACGCCCTACACCCAGAATGGCAAGATCCCGTATTATTTTGATGCAAACGGGCGATATGAGAAAAAAGAAACATTGCTCCGTTTCCTGGATCATGCGCGAAAGATCGGTGCATTCGACCAGATTGCGGTGATCGAAGAGCCGTTTGAAGAGCGTAACGAGGCTTTTGTGGGTGATATGGGCGTACGCGTAGCCGCCGACGAAAGTGCGCACACCGTGGAGGATGCAGCGCACCGGATCGAATTGGGTTACAGTGCTATTGCCGTCAAAGCGATTGCTAAAACGCTGAGCATGACCATGAAAATCACGCAACTCGCCTACGAAAAAAAGGTGCCCTGCTTCTGCGCCGACCTGACAGTTAATCCGATTCTGGTAGACTGGAACAAGAATGTTGCGGCAAGGTTGCAGCCATTTCCAGGCATGACCGTTGGTTTACAGGAGACGAATGGTCATCAGTATTACAAAAACTGGGAGAAATTAATGACCTATCATCCCAAAAAAGACGGTTCCTGGGTCCGCACACAAAAAGGTGTTTACCTCACCGACGCAACATTCTATGCTGAAAGCGGAGGCATACTCACGCCATCGCCACACTACGAAGAGATGTTTGAGACAGCGCAATGA
- a CDS encoding response regulator transcription factor: MNDVHLLLIDDEVQYSELTKEYLEMRGCKVTLKHDGMAGMDAFKQKPFDLCVLDVKMPKKDGFTLAAEIKEMNETIPIIFLTGQSLKEDKIKGLTIGADDYLTKPFSMEELYLRIRAILKRVKIHEKVQVIDQFNIGCSSFDAGLRELAVMDKVIKLTSIESKLLKMLCEHENKVLTREVAMFGIWGDEEAFRGYSLNVYVSKIRKFLKEDSKVEILNLHGEGYKLISKL, translated from the coding sequence ATGAACGACGTGCACTTGCTTTTGATTGATGACGAAGTACAATATAGCGAGCTGACAAAAGAATACCTGGAAATGCGGGGCTGCAAGGTCACTCTCAAACACGACGGCATGGCCGGCATGGACGCATTTAAGCAAAAACCTTTTGACCTATGCGTTCTGGATGTGAAAATGCCCAAAAAGGATGGATTTACGCTCGCTGCCGAAATCAAGGAAATGAACGAGACTATCCCGATTATTTTCCTCACGGGCCAGTCGCTGAAAGAAGATAAAATCAAGGGCCTGACGATAGGCGCGGACGATTATCTGACCAAGCCTTTCAGTATGGAAGAGCTTTATCTGCGCATACGAGCCATTTTGAAGCGGGTCAAAATCCATGAAAAAGTACAGGTGATTGATCAATTCAACATCGGATGTTCGAGCTTTGATGCCGGCTTGCGCGAATTGGCGGTGATGGATAAAGTTATTAAGCTGACTTCTATTGAATCCAAATTACTGAAAATGCTTTGCGAGCACGAAAACAAGGTCCTTACCCGCGAAGTGGCGATGTTTGGGATTTGGGGAGACGAAGAGGCGTTTCGCGGTTATAGTCTCAACGTATATGTAAGCAAGATCCGAAAGTTTCTCAAAGAAGATTCCAAGGTCGAAATCCTGAATTTGCATGGGGAAGGTTACAAACTGATCAGCAAGTTATAG
- a CDS encoding (2Fe-2S)-binding protein → MKNDATVLDSPIQKKQELPEYELVNLTINGQFFKLKLQPWVSLLDAIREYAGLTGTKKGCDHGQCGACTVLINGKRINSCLTLAVMKDGEAITTIEGLSDGTVNHPLQDAFIEHDAFQCGYCTPGQICSAVGMLNEGRADSLEDVQELMSGNICRCGAYNNINAAIMDVKSKMA, encoded by the coding sequence ATGAAAAATGACGCAACGGTTTTGGATTCACCAATCCAGAAAAAGCAAGAATTGCCTGAATATGAATTAGTTAATTTAACTATCAACGGCCAGTTTTTCAAACTCAAATTGCAACCTTGGGTCAGTCTTCTCGATGCAATCAGGGAATACGCCGGTCTTACCGGGACCAAAAAGGGATGCGATCATGGCCAATGCGGCGCCTGCACGGTGCTCATTAACGGCAAACGCATTAACTCCTGCCTTACACTTGCTGTAATGAAAGACGGCGAGGCGATCACAACCATTGAAGGGCTTTCGGACGGCACTGTCAACCATCCTTTGCAAGACGCATTTATAGAGCACGACGCTTTCCAGTGCGGTTACTGTACGCCGGGACAAATCTGTTCTGCGGTGGGAATGCTCAATGAGGGCCGGGCTGATTCTTTGGAAGATGTGCAGGAACTCATGAGCGGCAATATATGCCGTTGCGGTGCTTATAACAACATTAATGCAGCCATTATGGATGTTAAATCGAAAATGGCATGA